The Gadus chalcogrammus isolate NIFS_2021 chromosome 14, NIFS_Gcha_1.0, whole genome shotgun sequence sequence TGTGTAAAGTGAAATTGTGGGCACTGCCAGCGCTCTTCCATTGCTCATGTTCAGGTTTATTGTACCTCCATCACACAGAGCAGCTGGATCTTCTGCATCAACTTGGACTCGTTTGTTGCCAGGTCAGGCTGTAAGAGAGAGACTATTACAGAACGTTTATTTGGTAGGAAATAACTATCTAATGTTCCAAAATCTTTCTATAAATCCATATGCAAAACGAATAACATCAACGTTCATGTTAGTGCATTGATTGAAATAAAGAGTTGCATTTTAACCGGAGAATAAATACCCATATTCATTTATCCATAATAATGTCCTATTTTTAGTACTAAACACTGATGTCAAAAATGAATTACCTGCGCGCCCCAGGCAGACTTGAAGCTCTGGAACTTCTCCACATTGCCCCCATTGAAGGCATAGAGGGTGTCTATGAGCCACTGCTTGTCCGTGCTCCGTAGGGACTCCAGTACGGGATGCATCAGCTGCACAGATATGGAACAAGGTATTCAGCGACTCGATTCATAAATGTCCTTATCCATGCAGAAACCAGTTGACCAATGGGTGCAATTAAACCTACCAACTCTCCAAAGTTGTAAACCCCCTCTCCCAAGAGTCCGGCCAGTCCCAGCGTGAACGCTCTCTCTTGCTTCTCCGTTTCTGTTGAATCGAGGAGGTAAGCATTCAAAGCAGTCTACACACCAACGGCGATATTATACACGTACAACAGGGTAGGGCTGTACGATTTGAGGAAGTAATCCAATTGcaattattttgaccaatattgcgattgcgatttagtatgcgattatttttcttttgtatattctgtattattcactaaacaagccATAAATCATTCtgtagtatgaccaacacaacattggaagcagaaAACAGTCAACATAGGCCAGGCCTATATGTCGAGATGAAATGATGCATGAATTGTAtatataacatctttatttaactattgaattgtaaaattaaaataaatacgaatattactgatctccagtcagtaacagttaaaaaaaagcCTTTGCCATTTGCTTATCGCGTTCTATTACATTGCGATATCGGTTTGAATTTGAtgaatcgttcagccctacaaCAGGCCCTTCTGGGCCTCACCTGGCAGGTCCTTGATGTCCACACAGCCGAGGTAGCGGAGGGCAtccttgtagtaggaggcgtggTTGCCAATGATGCGGTAGTATTTGCTAGACAGATCATAAAAGCGGCCGTGGACAGAGGTCACTCCTGGCAAGTTGTTGAGgatttcctccacctcctcgatGATTTTCTAgaagggagaagaggagcaATTGAGTCTTTCGAAAGGCATTAGTTGTTGCCAAATTTAACAGCTGGCTGGGTGTTTGTATTGTAACCATGGGAACATTTCCCTAACTGTTCTTATTCTAATCGTTATTTCTGGTcttttttggtattttcttctctctttttgtctatACACTTCTCTGTATCTACATTTTGCAAGTATGTATATACTAGGTATAGTGtattttttgtatattattatttaacaaatatgTCAAACTTTTGCCTTTTCAtttgtattttgaaataaagatttcattaaaagaaaaaaggcaTTAGTGACATAGTGAAACCTCCTGAAACTCAGTTTAGACCTGTGCTTTACCTTTGTGGCTGGAAGGTCGTTGATCTCCAGTTTTAGACTGCCGATAGTCGTCTTGCAGAGGATGACGGCCTCCTCGCTGCTCTTAACCTGGACAAGAGGTGGTTTATTAAATGCGTTTTCTACTTGGTAAGGAGTACagatgtgcatgtatgtgtttttttgtatgtgtactTCAGTCCATCATTCAGCAAGTCTGCTCACCTTTTCCCTGGTCTTCTCAAGGAAAGTGATGGCCTCTTTAGGAtctgaaaataaacacatttgttAAATTCTTGACggaatatcaaaaaatattttctaaaaGCCACCATTAGTGTGTTTAGATCCCCTCACCTTTTATCTGTCGGGCAACAAAGAGTATGATCTCCATTAAAGACAATGGATTGATTCTGTTGAGATTAAACAACTAGTTTAGCAAGAATAATTATCCATATAAAGAACTGACAAAATTAAGCCAATAATGGTTGTTATACTAGTGTCAGGCATATTTTTGGGGTTAATTGCCTCATTTACCATACCTGTGTTCGAAGTCACTCAAGAAATTGTCATAAAGCtggaaaagaaaaatataaaatctaaGTTCACAatctattcatatttatttgcattaaagTGCTATATACAGGTGAAAAAATGGCGTAAACCTGCATAAATGAATGTTCCTTGGTACTATTATTTTGAATCACACGGTAAACAAATACTGTATGATGAGCTCATTGTATTATTACCATATTGTTTAGTTACCTGTATAAGACCATCCCCCGTTTTAAAGCAAGGATCTTTCACGAAGTCGGTCAACTTCAGAGTCAGCTGATGCCACAACCTGTCATTGACAATAAAGACAATGAGTACATTTAGCACAATATGGTGACGGTAAGAGAATAGTTATAGGACTACTCTCGGCCTACACTGGCACACAAGCAACCAAAATAAACCATACCCTGGTGTTAACTTCTTTGACCAGGGTATGCCATTCAGCAATCATGTCTACATCAGCTTAATAATCATAAACACTGTGTCAAATTGGGTAAACCCCAAAACTACAGAATTGGCCAACCCAGTTGCCTTTAAGACAGAATGACGTCGGTATTATATGGGAAATAGGCTCACTCGTTCTTTACTTTAATACTTGAATTGATCTGAGAAGATTCTAGTCAATTTAACCCTAAACATCGTTAAATAAAACGCTGTTCT is a genomic window containing:
- the psmd13 gene encoding 26S proteasome non-ATPase regulatory subunit 13 encodes the protein MKDVTGYLKQQQSTNPEMAAEWHMLEEFYNKKLWHQLTLKLTDFVKDPCFKTGDGLIQLYDNFLSDFEHRINPLSLMEIILFVARQIKDPKEAITFLEKTREKVKSSEEAVILCKTTIGSLKLEINDLPATKKIIEEVEEILNNLPGVTSVHGRFYDLSSKYYRIIGNHASYYKDALRYLGCVDIKDLPETEKQERAFTLGLAGLLGEGVYNFGELLMHPVLESLRSTDKQWLIDTLYAFNGGNVEKFQSFKSAWGAQPDLATNESKLMQKIQLLCVMEMTFTRPATNRQLTFAEIGQSAKIPVNEVELLVMKALSVGLIKGNIDEVDQKVQMTWVQPRVLDLQQIKGMKERLDFWCEDVKNMAMLVEQQAHDILT